The proteins below are encoded in one region of Methanomassiliicoccales archaeon:
- a CDS encoding fibronectin-binding domain-containing protein, protein MKKEMRAFDVLAVVSEAQSLIGGFVDKIFQWDGGNVLIRVNVKGEGKKELFLKDGKWFYLAPQRPQVPDFPDQFAVHLRKLISNARVESVRQVEFDRIVVIDIMRGEQYQLVIELFGEGNLLLVKDGKIVNCLFSRRWRHREVRPGAEYLFPPNRFNPLESDLQSFTSTIKESTSDTIRTLATSVNLGGQYAEEVCLRADVDKASDASSLSEEQISTLFRTMMDLVQQVKESSDPRIVFEGEDMVDVTPAPLVQYSESRADNHSVFSEALHEYLGGEPEPLEITDKALLKLQRQLEHQRESIERRKAEAEELSNNAELLYMNYKQVDDLLNLLKSMKGSSWEEIRSFSESIDIVRSVDPSKHRVSVLLEEKKVSLDYELGIDSNANKLYDSAKGLREKARRAEEALQNTETKIEKRKKGLAKVEESREGANPTKQFWFERYKWFLTSSEKLVIAGRDARTNDQVVKKHLKPEDRYAHADVHGAPSVVFKEGSEAQEEELREVCIFALAHSKAWNAGVKEGSAYWVLPDQVSKAPMAGEFVPRGGFIIRGKRNYFHHIVMEMAVGEISYQGERKIMGAPKETMESMSERYVIVAPGKTERSRISSKLAKRFEVPEEEISRILPPGNLEIVGSKGIPLEE, encoded by the coding sequence ATGAAGAAGGAGATGCGGGCGTTCGATGTCCTCGCGGTGGTGAGCGAGGCTCAGTCCCTCATCGGAGGATTCGTGGACAAGATCTTCCAGTGGGATGGAGGGAACGTTCTCATTAGGGTAAACGTGAAGGGCGAGGGAAAGAAGGAGCTCTTCCTGAAAGACGGGAAGTGGTTCTACCTCGCTCCCCAGAGGCCCCAGGTCCCAGATTTTCCCGATCAGTTCGCCGTCCACCTCCGCAAGTTGATCTCAAACGCCCGCGTAGAGTCCGTCAGGCAGGTCGAGTTCGACCGAATAGTGGTCATAGACATCATGAGGGGAGAGCAGTACCAACTCGTCATCGAGCTGTTCGGTGAGGGCAATCTTCTTCTTGTGAAGGACGGAAAGATAGTGAACTGCCTGTTCTCCCGTCGCTGGAGGCACAGGGAGGTCCGTCCGGGGGCTGAGTACCTTTTCCCTCCAAATAGGTTCAATCCATTGGAAAGCGACCTCCAGTCGTTCACTTCAACCATCAAGGAATCCACATCGGATACTATCAGGACATTGGCCACAAGCGTGAATCTGGGAGGCCAATACGCGGAGGAAGTCTGCCTGAGAGCGGATGTGGACAAGGCAAGCGATGCTTCATCGCTGAGCGAAGAGCAGATCTCGACTCTTTTCAGGACTATGATGGACCTTGTTCAGCAGGTCAAAGAGTCCAGTGATCCAAGGATAGTCTTCGAGGGGGAGGACATGGTGGACGTCACCCCAGCTCCTTTGGTCCAGTACTCCGAGTCAAGGGCCGACAATCACAGTGTTTTTTCCGAAGCTCTCCACGAGTACCTGGGAGGGGAGCCAGAGCCTCTGGAGATCACCGACAAAGCCCTTCTAAAGCTCCAGAGACAGCTTGAGCACCAGAGGGAATCCATCGAAAGGAGGAAGGCGGAGGCTGAGGAGCTTTCAAACAACGCGGAGCTGCTGTACATGAATTACAAGCAGGTGGACGATCTCCTCAACCTGCTCAAGTCGATGAAGGGATCATCATGGGAAGAGATCAGGTCATTCAGTGAATCGATCGATATTGTGAGGTCCGTGGATCCTTCCAAGCACAGGGTCAGTGTTCTCCTCGAAGAGAAGAAGGTGAGCCTCGACTATGAGCTAGGCATAGACTCCAATGCCAACAAGCTCTACGACAGTGCGAAGGGACTGAGGGAAAAGGCGAGGCGTGCCGAGGAAGCTTTGCAGAACACCGAGACCAAGATAGAGAAGAGAAAGAAGGGACTGGCCAAAGTGGAAGAATCCAGGGAGGGGGCGAACCCCACCAAGCAGTTCTGGTTCGAGAGGTACAAGTGGTTCCTCACCTCGTCCGAGAAACTGGTCATCGCCGGAAGAGATGCAAGAACCAACGACCAGGTGGTCAAGAAGCACCTGAAGCCTGAGGACAGGTATGCCCACGCCGACGTGCACGGTGCTCCGAGCGTGGTCTTCAAGGAGGGTTCCGAAGCCCAGGAAGAGGAGTTGAGGGAGGTCTGCATCTTCGCCCTCGCCCACTCCAAGGCCTGGAACGCTGGAGTGAAGGAAGGAAGCGCTTACTGGGTGCTTCCTGACCAGGTTAGCAAGGCTCCCATGGCAGGGGAGTTCGTTCCTCGTGGAGGTTTCATCATCAGGGGAAAGAGGAACTACTTCCACCACATCGTGATGGAAATGGCCGTCGGGGAGATCTCATACCAGGGGGAGAGAAAGATCATGGGCGCCCCCAAGGAGACCATGGAGTCGATGTCCGAGAGGTATGTGATCGTCGCCCCGGGCAAGACTGAACGAAGCAGGATCTCTTCGAAATTGGCCAAGAGGTTCGAGGTTCCGGAGGAGGAGATCTCCAGGATCCTGCCTCCAGGCAACCTTGAGATCGTCGGCTCAAAGGGAATCCCGCTCGAAGAATAA
- a CDS encoding YHS domain-containing protein, with protein sequence MIEIRNRLFISLGLILGFLIFGTIGFLITEDTVTNVFDSIYFTVVTMTTVGYGDLVPTSGASRAVASIVMIGGIASVLWTIQSVFDLAVSRGIREELGLPEKKTKLKGHYIIVGYGNVGKQTVSQLRAKNEKFIVIENDTAKIEVAVDANIPIIEGDASEDSVLQRANIADAKGLVTTLTDAMNVIVVISAKMLNPDIYVVTKVEEYRNVAKLKKAGADEIVDCTEMGARVIVTKVRNVAIDPVCGEEVSIRDTLYVQEHGGETYYFHSNECLEKFIEDPKRYIIMKKALEATCGLDLLK encoded by the coding sequence ATGATAGAGATCAGGAACCGGCTGTTCATCTCCTTGGGGTTGATCCTGGGGTTCTTGATATTCGGGACCATTGGATTCCTCATCACTGAGGATACCGTCACCAATGTGTTCGACTCTATCTACTTCACCGTGGTGACAATGACCACCGTGGGATACGGTGACCTCGTACCGACCTCAGGCGCCTCAAGGGCGGTCGCCTCCATCGTGATGATCGGAGGGATAGCATCGGTCCTCTGGACCATCCAATCGGTGTTTGATCTGGCTGTCAGCAGAGGCATAAGGGAGGAGTTGGGCTTGCCAGAGAAGAAGACGAAGCTCAAGGGACACTACATCATCGTGGGTTACGGCAACGTAGGGAAGCAGACCGTATCGCAGCTCCGTGCGAAGAACGAGAAGTTCATAGTGATCGAGAACGACACGGCGAAGATCGAAGTGGCCGTTGACGCCAACATACCTATAATCGAGGGCGATGCCTCCGAGGACAGCGTTCTGCAGAGAGCCAATATTGCCGACGCCAAGGGGCTAGTCACCACTCTTACCGACGCGATGAACGTCATCGTGGTCATCTCCGCCAAGATGCTCAATCCGGACATCTATGTGGTAACCAAGGTGGAGGAGTATAGGAACGTGGCCAAGCTCAAGAAGGCCGGTGCGGACGAGATCGTGGACTGCACCGAGATGGGCGCAAGGGTCATCGTGACCAAGGTTAGGAATGTCGCCATAGACCCCGTTTGCGGGGAAGAGGTGAGTATCCGGGACACCCTCTATGTGCAAGAGCACGGCGGGGAGACATACTACTTCCACTCCAACGAGTGTCTGGAGAAGTTCATCGAAGATCCAAAGCGCTACATCATAATGAAGAAGGCCCTGGAAGCAACCTGTGGGCTCGACCTCTTGAAGTGA